A section of the Bacillota bacterium genome encodes:
- a CDS encoding transposase has translation MNNSIKIKGGNLPESARLFKEVMENPGKMFDILRIDMRERAEAAVNEMIKLELSLFLGRGRYERPEDGKALNYRNGYTGAREYTVKGLGGIKVRVARDRKNEFRSRLIEKYDRYDKALGKDILAMFLAGMSTRNIELFSSQLLGRRVSAGEVSRVNAEVEAAIEAWRTRSLAGHRVKYLMLDGVNFRMRVCGAVEKTPMLVVIGVTESNERIFLA, from the coding sequence TAGTATAAAAATAAAAGGCGGAAATCTACCGGAATCCGCCAGGCTGTTCAAAGAGGTGATGGAAAATCCGGGTAAGATGTTCGACATACTGAGGATAGATATGCGTGAAAGGGCGGAGGCGGCTGTAAACGAGATGATAAAACTTGAGCTGAGCCTGTTTCTGGGCCGCGGCAGATATGAGCGGCCGGAGGACGGCAAGGCCCTTAATTACCGGAACGGCTATACCGGCGCGCGGGAATATACGGTAAAGGGGCTTGGCGGTATAAAGGTGCGTGTCGCGCGGGACAGGAAGAACGAATTCCGGTCCAGGCTCATAGAGAAATACGACAGATACGACAAGGCGCTGGGGAAAGACATCCTGGCAATGTTCCTGGCCGGGATGTCGACGCGGAATATAGAGCTGTTTTCCTCGCAACTTCTCGGGAGGCGGGTATCGGCGGGCGAAGTGTCGCGGGTAAACGCGGAGGTGGAGGCAGCGATAGAGGCGTGGCGGACGAGGAGCCTGGCCGGGCACCGTGTGAAATATCTCATGCTGGACGGGGTGAATTTCAGGATGCGGGTTTGCGGCGCCGTGGAGAAGACGCCAATGCTGGTCGTGATAGGGGTTACCGAGTCCAATGAGCGGATATTCCTGGC